From a region of the Pongo abelii isolate AG06213 chromosome 9, NHGRI_mPonAbe1-v2.0_pri, whole genome shotgun sequence genome:
- the NUDT22 gene encoding uridine diphosphate glucose pyrophosphatase NUDT22 isoform X3: MSCPVQTMDPEVTLLLQCPGGGLPQEQIQAELSPAHDRRPLPCGEEAITAIWETRLKAQPWLFDAPKFRLHSATLAPIGSRGPQLLLRLGLTSYRDFLGTNWSSSAAWLRQQGATDWGDTQAYLADPLGVGAALATADDFLVFLRRSWQVAEAPGLVDVPGGHPEPQALCPGGSPQHEDLAEELVVRELFSSVLQEICDEVNLPLLTLSQPLLLGIARNETSAGRASAEFYVQCSLTSEQVRKHYLSGGPEAHESTGIIFVETQRGATAERRDGGRAENVTKPQRAGSVPPAPQVDVVLASTPMRVRGRGLNRRRKWRRPRVCEQRGRGLVVAPPSPGPKIPGWERGLGVPGWVARPRSQRGEGLRMPGSEEGADPRTRGSGPGQEPPPPRACFSLPSQNTGPGPFPLPPGA; this comes from the exons ATG AGCTGCCCCGTTCAGACCATGGACCCTGAGGTGACCCTGCTGCTGCAGTGCCCTGGCGGGGGCCTGCCCCAGGAGCAGATACAGGCCGAGCTGAGCCCCGCCCATGACCGTCGCCCACTGCCATGTGGGGAAGAGGCCATCACTGCCATCTGGGAGACCCGGCTAAAGGCCCAACCCTGGCTCTTCGACGCCCCCAAGTTCCGCCTGCACTCAGCCACCCTGGCGCCTATTGGCTCTCGGGGGCCACAGCTGCTCCTGCGCCTGGGCCTTACTTCCTACCGAGACTTCCTGGGCACCAACTGGTCCAGCTCAGCTGCCTGGCTGCGACAGCAGGGGGCCACCGACTGGGGTGACACGCAGGCCTATCTGGCGGACCCACTGGGGGTGGGCGCTGCACTAGCCACAGCCGATGACTTCCTTGTCTTCCTACGCCGCTCCTGGCAGGTGGCTGAGGCCCCTGGGCTGGTGGACGTGCCTGGTGGGCACCCTGAGCCTCAG GCCCTGTGCCCTGGTGGCAGCCCCCAGCACGAGGACCTCGCTGAGGAGCTGGTGGTACGTGAACTCTTTTCCAGTGTCCTTCAGGAGATCTGTGATGAG GTGAACCTGCCGCTGCTCACCCTGAGCCAGCCCCTGCTGTTGGGCATCGCCCGAAACGAGACCAGTGCTGGCCGAGCCAGTGCCGAGTTCTATGTCCA GTGCAGCCTGACTTCTGAGCAGGTGAGGAAGCACTACCTGAGTGGGGGACCCGAGGCCCACGAGTCTACAGGAATCATCTTTGTGGAGACACAG AGGGGAGCAACAGCGGAACGGAGAGACGGTGGCCGGGCCGAAAACGTCACAAAGCCTCAGAGAGCGGGCTCTGTCCCGCCCGCTCCCCAG gtGGACGTGGTCTTGGCATCCACGCCAATGAGAGTGCGAGGGCGGGGCCTGAATAGACGCAGGAAATGGCGACGGCCGCGAGTCTGTGAGCAGCGGGGGCGGGGCCTGGTTGTGGCCCCTCCTTCTCCCGGCCCCAAGATCCCTGGGTGGGAACGGGGTCTCGGAGTCCCTGGCTGGGTGGCCAGACCCCGAAGCCAGCGCGGGGAAGGGCTGCGGATGCCCGGGTCAGAGGAAGGGGCAGATCCAAGGACACGCGGGTCTGGTCCTGGGCAAGAACCGCCCCCTCCCCGGGCCTGCTTCAGTCTTCCTTCGCAGAACACCGGGCCAGGCCCCTTCCCTCTGCCCCCGGGTGCTTGA
- the NUDT22 gene encoding uridine diphosphate glucose pyrophosphatase NUDT22 isoform X6, whose amino-acid sequence MGRKRRGGGDKPPGSSTAAGRAADPPMKSRGGTGRALPLRRRGGACGTRRSSCPVQTMDPEVTLLLQCPGGGLPQEQIQAELSPAHDRRPLPCGEEAITAIWETRLKAQPWLFDAPKFRLHSATLAPIGSRGPQLLLRLGLTSYRDFLGTNWSSSAAWLRQQGATDWGDTQAYLADPLGVGAALATADDFLVFLRRSWQVAEAPGLVDVPGGHPEPQALCPGGSPQHEDLAEELVVRELFSSVLQEICDEVNLPLLTLSQPLLLGIARNETSAGRASAEFYVQCSLTSEQVRKHYLSGGPEAHESTGIIFVETQKVRRLQETEMWAELCPSAKGAIILYNRVQGSPTGAALRSPALLPPL is encoded by the exons ATGGGGCGGAAGCGTCGGGGCGGTGGGGACAAACCTCCAGGATCCTCAACCGCGGCGGGGCGGGCGGCGGACCCGCCAATGAAAAGCCGCGGGGGAACGGGGCGGGCACTTCCGCTTCGGAGAAGGGGCGGAGCCTGCGGGACCCGGCGGTCG AGCTGCCCCGTTCAGACCATGGACCCTGAGGTGACCCTGCTGCTGCAGTGCCCTGGCGGGGGCCTGCCCCAGGAGCAGATACAGGCCGAGCTGAGCCCCGCCCATGACCGTCGCCCACTGCCATGTGGGGAAGAGGCCATCACTGCCATCTGGGAGACCCGGCTAAAGGCCCAACCCTGGCTCTTCGACGCCCCCAAGTTCCGCCTGCACTCAGCCACCCTGGCGCCTATTGGCTCTCGGGGGCCACAGCTGCTCCTGCGCCTGGGCCTTACTTCCTACCGAGACTTCCTGGGCACCAACTGGTCCAGCTCAGCTGCCTGGCTGCGACAGCAGGGGGCCACCGACTGGGGTGACACGCAGGCCTATCTGGCGGACCCACTGGGGGTGGGCGCTGCACTAGCCACAGCCGATGACTTCCTTGTCTTCCTACGCCGCTCCTGGCAGGTGGCTGAGGCCCCTGGGCTGGTGGACGTGCCTGGTGGGCACCCTGAGCCTCAG GCCCTGTGCCCTGGTGGCAGCCCCCAGCACGAGGACCTCGCTGAGGAGCTGGTGGTACGTGAACTCTTTTCCAGTGTCCTTCAGGAGATCTGTGATGAG GTGAACCTGCCGCTGCTCACCCTGAGCCAGCCCCTGCTGTTGGGCATCGCCCGAAACGAGACCAGTGCTGGCCGAGCCAGTGCCGAGTTCTATGTCCA GTGCAGCCTGACTTCTGAGCAGGTGAGGAAGCACTACCTGAGTGGGGGACCCGAGGCCCACGAGTCTACAGGAATCATCTTTGTGGAGACACAG AAAGTGCGGAGATTGCAGGAGACGGAGATGTGGGCTGAACTCTGCCCCTCGGCCAAAGGCGCCATCATCCTCTACAACCGGGTTCAGGGAAGTCCCACTGGAGCGGCCCTAAGGTCCCCAGCCCTACTCCCGCCACTCTGA
- the NUDT22 gene encoding uridine diphosphate glucose pyrophosphatase NUDT22 isoform X4, producing the protein MDPEVTLLLQCPGGGLPQEQIQAELSPAHDRRPLPCGEEAITAIWETRLKAQPWLFDAPKFRLHSATLAPIGSRGPQLLLRLGLTSYRDFLGTNWSSSAAWLRQQGATDWGDTQAYLADPLGVGAALATADDFLVFLRRSWQVAEAPGLVDVPGGHPEPQALCPGGSPQHEDLAEELVVRELFSSVLQEICDEVNLPLLTLSQPLLLGIARNETSAGRASAEFYVQCSLTSEQVRKHYLSGGPEAHESTGIIFVETQRGATAERRDGGRAENVTKPQRAGSVPPAPQVDVVLASTPMRVRGRGLNRRRKWRRPRVCEQRGRGLVVAPPSPGPKIPGWERGLGVPGWVARPRSQRGEGLRMPGSEEGADPRTRGSGPGQEPPPPRACFSLPSQNTGPGPFPLPPGA; encoded by the exons ATGGACCCTGAGGTGACCCTGCTGCTGCAGTGCCCTGGCGGGGGCCTGCCCCAGGAGCAGATACAGGCCGAGCTGAGCCCCGCCCATGACCGTCGCCCACTGCCATGTGGGGAAGAGGCCATCACTGCCATCTGGGAGACCCGGCTAAAGGCCCAACCCTGGCTCTTCGACGCCCCCAAGTTCCGCCTGCACTCAGCCACCCTGGCGCCTATTGGCTCTCGGGGGCCACAGCTGCTCCTGCGCCTGGGCCTTACTTCCTACCGAGACTTCCTGGGCACCAACTGGTCCAGCTCAGCTGCCTGGCTGCGACAGCAGGGGGCCACCGACTGGGGTGACACGCAGGCCTATCTGGCGGACCCACTGGGGGTGGGCGCTGCACTAGCCACAGCCGATGACTTCCTTGTCTTCCTACGCCGCTCCTGGCAGGTGGCTGAGGCCCCTGGGCTGGTGGACGTGCCTGGTGGGCACCCTGAGCCTCAG GCCCTGTGCCCTGGTGGCAGCCCCCAGCACGAGGACCTCGCTGAGGAGCTGGTGGTACGTGAACTCTTTTCCAGTGTCCTTCAGGAGATCTGTGATGAG GTGAACCTGCCGCTGCTCACCCTGAGCCAGCCCCTGCTGTTGGGCATCGCCCGAAACGAGACCAGTGCTGGCCGAGCCAGTGCCGAGTTCTATGTCCA GTGCAGCCTGACTTCTGAGCAGGTGAGGAAGCACTACCTGAGTGGGGGACCCGAGGCCCACGAGTCTACAGGAATCATCTTTGTGGAGACACAG AGGGGAGCAACAGCGGAACGGAGAGACGGTGGCCGGGCCGAAAACGTCACAAAGCCTCAGAGAGCGGGCTCTGTCCCGCCCGCTCCCCAG gtGGACGTGGTCTTGGCATCCACGCCAATGAGAGTGCGAGGGCGGGGCCTGAATAGACGCAGGAAATGGCGACGGCCGCGAGTCTGTGAGCAGCGGGGGCGGGGCCTGGTTGTGGCCCCTCCTTCTCCCGGCCCCAAGATCCCTGGGTGGGAACGGGGTCTCGGAGTCCCTGGCTGGGTGGCCAGACCCCGAAGCCAGCGCGGGGAAGGGCTGCGGATGCCCGGGTCAGAGGAAGGGGCAGATCCAAGGACACGCGGGTCTGGTCCTGGGCAAGAACCGCCCCCTCCCCGGGCCTGCTTCAGTCTTCCTTCGCAGAACACCGGGCCAGGCCCCTTCCCTCTGCCCCCGGGTGCTTGA
- the NUDT22 gene encoding uridine diphosphate glucose pyrophosphatase NUDT22 isoform X1, translating to MKSRGGTGRALPLRRRGGACGTRRSSCPVQTMDPEVTLLLQCPGGGLPQEQIQAELSPAHDRRPLPCGEEAITAIWETRLKAQPWLFDAPKFRLHSATLAPIGSRGPQLLLRLGLTSYRDFLGTNWSSSAAWLRQQGATDWGDTQAYLADPLGVGAALATADDFLVFLRRSWQVAEAPGLVDVPGGHPEPQALCPGGSPQHEDLAEELVVRELFSSVLQEICDEVNLPLLTLSQPLLLGIARNETSAGRASAEFYVQCSLTSEQVRKHYLSGGPEAHESTGIIFVETQRGATAERRDGGRAENVTKPQRAGSVPPAPQVDVVLASTPMRVRGRGLNRRRKWRRPRVCEQRGRGLVVAPPSPGPKIPGWERGLGVPGWVARPRSQRGEGLRMPGSEEGADPRTRGSGPGQEPPPPRACFSLPSQNTGPGPFPLPPGA from the exons ATGAAAAGCCGCGGGGGAACGGGGCGGGCACTTCCGCTTCGGAGAAGGGGCGGAGCCTGCGGGACCCGGCGGTCG AGCTGCCCCGTTCAGACCATGGACCCTGAGGTGACCCTGCTGCTGCAGTGCCCTGGCGGGGGCCTGCCCCAGGAGCAGATACAGGCCGAGCTGAGCCCCGCCCATGACCGTCGCCCACTGCCATGTGGGGAAGAGGCCATCACTGCCATCTGGGAGACCCGGCTAAAGGCCCAACCCTGGCTCTTCGACGCCCCCAAGTTCCGCCTGCACTCAGCCACCCTGGCGCCTATTGGCTCTCGGGGGCCACAGCTGCTCCTGCGCCTGGGCCTTACTTCCTACCGAGACTTCCTGGGCACCAACTGGTCCAGCTCAGCTGCCTGGCTGCGACAGCAGGGGGCCACCGACTGGGGTGACACGCAGGCCTATCTGGCGGACCCACTGGGGGTGGGCGCTGCACTAGCCACAGCCGATGACTTCCTTGTCTTCCTACGCCGCTCCTGGCAGGTGGCTGAGGCCCCTGGGCTGGTGGACGTGCCTGGTGGGCACCCTGAGCCTCAG GCCCTGTGCCCTGGTGGCAGCCCCCAGCACGAGGACCTCGCTGAGGAGCTGGTGGTACGTGAACTCTTTTCCAGTGTCCTTCAGGAGATCTGTGATGAG GTGAACCTGCCGCTGCTCACCCTGAGCCAGCCCCTGCTGTTGGGCATCGCCCGAAACGAGACCAGTGCTGGCCGAGCCAGTGCCGAGTTCTATGTCCA GTGCAGCCTGACTTCTGAGCAGGTGAGGAAGCACTACCTGAGTGGGGGACCCGAGGCCCACGAGTCTACAGGAATCATCTTTGTGGAGACACAG AGGGGAGCAACAGCGGAACGGAGAGACGGTGGCCGGGCCGAAAACGTCACAAAGCCTCAGAGAGCGGGCTCTGTCCCGCCCGCTCCCCAG gtGGACGTGGTCTTGGCATCCACGCCAATGAGAGTGCGAGGGCGGGGCCTGAATAGACGCAGGAAATGGCGACGGCCGCGAGTCTGTGAGCAGCGGGGGCGGGGCCTGGTTGTGGCCCCTCCTTCTCCCGGCCCCAAGATCCCTGGGTGGGAACGGGGTCTCGGAGTCCCTGGCTGGGTGGCCAGACCCCGAAGCCAGCGCGGGGAAGGGCTGCGGATGCCCGGGTCAGAGGAAGGGGCAGATCCAAGGACACGCGGGTCTGGTCCTGGGCAAGAACCGCCCCCTCCCCGGGCCTGCTTCAGTCTTCCTTCGCAGAACACCGGGCCAGGCCCCTTCCCTCTGCCCCCGGGTGCTTGA
- the NUDT22 gene encoding uridine diphosphate glucose pyrophosphatase NUDT22 isoform X5 — protein MKSRGGTGRALPLRRRGGACGTRRSSCPVQTMDPEVTLLLQCPGGGLPQEQIQAELSPAHDRRPLPCGEEAITAIWETRLKAQPWLFDAPKFRLHSATLAPIGSRGPQLLLRLGLTSYRDFLGTNWSSSAAWLRQQGATDWGDTQAYLADPLGVGAALATADDFLVFLRRSWQVAEAPGLVDVPGGHPEPQALCPGGSPQHEDLAEELVVRELFSSVLQEICDEVNLPLLTLSQPLLLGIARNETSAGRASAEFYVQCSLTSEQVRKHYLSGGPEAHESTGIIFVETQRGATAERRDGGRAENVTKPQRAGSVPPAPQVDVVLASTPMRVRGRGLNRRRKWRRPRV, from the exons ATGAAAAGCCGCGGGGGAACGGGGCGGGCACTTCCGCTTCGGAGAAGGGGCGGAGCCTGCGGGACCCGGCGGTCG AGCTGCCCCGTTCAGACCATGGACCCTGAGGTGACCCTGCTGCTGCAGTGCCCTGGCGGGGGCCTGCCCCAGGAGCAGATACAGGCCGAGCTGAGCCCCGCCCATGACCGTCGCCCACTGCCATGTGGGGAAGAGGCCATCACTGCCATCTGGGAGACCCGGCTAAAGGCCCAACCCTGGCTCTTCGACGCCCCCAAGTTCCGCCTGCACTCAGCCACCCTGGCGCCTATTGGCTCTCGGGGGCCACAGCTGCTCCTGCGCCTGGGCCTTACTTCCTACCGAGACTTCCTGGGCACCAACTGGTCCAGCTCAGCTGCCTGGCTGCGACAGCAGGGGGCCACCGACTGGGGTGACACGCAGGCCTATCTGGCGGACCCACTGGGGGTGGGCGCTGCACTAGCCACAGCCGATGACTTCCTTGTCTTCCTACGCCGCTCCTGGCAGGTGGCTGAGGCCCCTGGGCTGGTGGACGTGCCTGGTGGGCACCCTGAGCCTCAG GCCCTGTGCCCTGGTGGCAGCCCCCAGCACGAGGACCTCGCTGAGGAGCTGGTGGTACGTGAACTCTTTTCCAGTGTCCTTCAGGAGATCTGTGATGAG GTGAACCTGCCGCTGCTCACCCTGAGCCAGCCCCTGCTGTTGGGCATCGCCCGAAACGAGACCAGTGCTGGCCGAGCCAGTGCCGAGTTCTATGTCCA GTGCAGCCTGACTTCTGAGCAGGTGAGGAAGCACTACCTGAGTGGGGGACCCGAGGCCCACGAGTCTACAGGAATCATCTTTGTGGAGACACAG AGGGGAGCAACAGCGGAACGGAGAGACGGTGGCCGGGCCGAAAACGTCACAAAGCCTCAGAGAGCGGGCTCTGTCCCGCCCGCTCCCCAG gtGGACGTGGTCTTGGCATCCACGCCAATGAGAGTGCGAGGGCGGGGCCTGAATAGACGCAGGAAATGGCGACGGCCGCGAGTCT AA
- the NUDT22 gene encoding uridine diphosphate glucose pyrophosphatase NUDT22 isoform X7, translating into MDPEVTLLLQCPGGGLPQEQIQAELSPAHDRRPLPCGEEAITAIWETRLKAQPWLFDAPKFRLHSATLAPIGSRGPQLLLRLGLTSYRDFLGTNWSSSAAWLRQQGATDWGDTQAYLADPLGVGAALATADDFLVFLRRSWQVAEAPGLVDVPGGHPEPQALCPGGSPQHEDLAEELVVRELFSSVLQEICDEVNLPLLTLSQPLLLGIARNETSAGRASAEFYVQCSLTSEQVRKHYLSGGPEAHESTGIIFVETQKVRRLQETEMWAELCPSAKGAIILYNRVQGSPTGAALRSPALLPPL; encoded by the exons ATGGACCCTGAGGTGACCCTGCTGCTGCAGTGCCCTGGCGGGGGCCTGCCCCAGGAGCAGATACAGGCCGAGCTGAGCCCCGCCCATGACCGTCGCCCACTGCCATGTGGGGAAGAGGCCATCACTGCCATCTGGGAGACCCGGCTAAAGGCCCAACCCTGGCTCTTCGACGCCCCCAAGTTCCGCCTGCACTCAGCCACCCTGGCGCCTATTGGCTCTCGGGGGCCACAGCTGCTCCTGCGCCTGGGCCTTACTTCCTACCGAGACTTCCTGGGCACCAACTGGTCCAGCTCAGCTGCCTGGCTGCGACAGCAGGGGGCCACCGACTGGGGTGACACGCAGGCCTATCTGGCGGACCCACTGGGGGTGGGCGCTGCACTAGCCACAGCCGATGACTTCCTTGTCTTCCTACGCCGCTCCTGGCAGGTGGCTGAGGCCCCTGGGCTGGTGGACGTGCCTGGTGGGCACCCTGAGCCTCAG GCCCTGTGCCCTGGTGGCAGCCCCCAGCACGAGGACCTCGCTGAGGAGCTGGTGGTACGTGAACTCTTTTCCAGTGTCCTTCAGGAGATCTGTGATGAG GTGAACCTGCCGCTGCTCACCCTGAGCCAGCCCCTGCTGTTGGGCATCGCCCGAAACGAGACCAGTGCTGGCCGAGCCAGTGCCGAGTTCTATGTCCA GTGCAGCCTGACTTCTGAGCAGGTGAGGAAGCACTACCTGAGTGGGGGACCCGAGGCCCACGAGTCTACAGGAATCATCTTTGTGGAGACACAG AAAGTGCGGAGATTGCAGGAGACGGAGATGTGGGCTGAACTCTGCCCCTCGGCCAAAGGCGCCATCATCCTCTACAACCGGGTTCAGGGAAGTCCCACTGGAGCGGCCCTAAGGTCCCCAGCCCTACTCCCGCCACTCTGA
- the NUDT22 gene encoding uridine diphosphate glucose pyrophosphatase NUDT22 isoform X2 produces the protein MKSRGGTGRALPLRRRGGACGTRRSSCPVQTMDPEVTLLLQCPGGGLPQEQIQAELSPAHDRRPLPCGEEAITAIWETRLKAQPWLFDAPKFRLHSATLAPIGSRGPQLLLRLGLTSYRDFLGTNWSSSAAWLRQQGATDWGDTQAYLADPLGVGAALATADDFLVFLRRSWQVAEAPGLVDVPGGHPEPQALCPGGSPQHEDLAEELVVRELFSSVLQEICDEVNLPLLTLSQPLLLGIARNETSAGRASAEFYVQCSLTSEQVRKHYLSGGPEAHESTGIIFVETQVDVVLASTPMRVRGRGLNRRRKWRRPRVCEQRGRGLVVAPPSPGPKIPGWERGLGVPGWVARPRSQRGEGLRMPGSEEGADPRTRGSGPGQEPPPPRACFSLPSQNTGPGPFPLPPGA, from the exons ATGAAAAGCCGCGGGGGAACGGGGCGGGCACTTCCGCTTCGGAGAAGGGGCGGAGCCTGCGGGACCCGGCGGTCG AGCTGCCCCGTTCAGACCATGGACCCTGAGGTGACCCTGCTGCTGCAGTGCCCTGGCGGGGGCCTGCCCCAGGAGCAGATACAGGCCGAGCTGAGCCCCGCCCATGACCGTCGCCCACTGCCATGTGGGGAAGAGGCCATCACTGCCATCTGGGAGACCCGGCTAAAGGCCCAACCCTGGCTCTTCGACGCCCCCAAGTTCCGCCTGCACTCAGCCACCCTGGCGCCTATTGGCTCTCGGGGGCCACAGCTGCTCCTGCGCCTGGGCCTTACTTCCTACCGAGACTTCCTGGGCACCAACTGGTCCAGCTCAGCTGCCTGGCTGCGACAGCAGGGGGCCACCGACTGGGGTGACACGCAGGCCTATCTGGCGGACCCACTGGGGGTGGGCGCTGCACTAGCCACAGCCGATGACTTCCTTGTCTTCCTACGCCGCTCCTGGCAGGTGGCTGAGGCCCCTGGGCTGGTGGACGTGCCTGGTGGGCACCCTGAGCCTCAG GCCCTGTGCCCTGGTGGCAGCCCCCAGCACGAGGACCTCGCTGAGGAGCTGGTGGTACGTGAACTCTTTTCCAGTGTCCTTCAGGAGATCTGTGATGAG GTGAACCTGCCGCTGCTCACCCTGAGCCAGCCCCTGCTGTTGGGCATCGCCCGAAACGAGACCAGTGCTGGCCGAGCCAGTGCCGAGTTCTATGTCCA GTGCAGCCTGACTTCTGAGCAGGTGAGGAAGCACTACCTGAGTGGGGGACCCGAGGCCCACGAGTCTACAGGAATCATCTTTGTGGAGACACAG gtGGACGTGGTCTTGGCATCCACGCCAATGAGAGTGCGAGGGCGGGGCCTGAATAGACGCAGGAAATGGCGACGGCCGCGAGTCTGTGAGCAGCGGGGGCGGGGCCTGGTTGTGGCCCCTCCTTCTCCCGGCCCCAAGATCCCTGGGTGGGAACGGGGTCTCGGAGTCCCTGGCTGGGTGGCCAGACCCCGAAGCCAGCGCGGGGAAGGGCTGCGGATGCCCGGGTCAGAGGAAGGGGCAGATCCAAGGACACGCGGGTCTGGTCCTGGGCAAGAACCGCCCCCTCCCCGGGCCTGCTTCAGTCTTCCTTCGCAGAACACCGGGCCAGGCCCCTTCCCTCTGCCCCCGGGTGCTTGA